One genomic segment of Stigmatopora argus isolate UIUO_Sarg chromosome 18, RoL_Sarg_1.0, whole genome shotgun sequence includes these proteins:
- the myoz1b gene encoding myozenin-1b isoform X2, which yields MSLTTAAFTDKRMKSNKIITDFTNISQNDDESDPEASELNLGTKIKTPKDVMLEELSLLNNRGSKMFLKRQLRVDKFITTNQNMNLQNLLMSPPPVPPKPEVPKEEVAVPEVVDKASEKERKRREYVRTYVSPWERAMKGNQELTETMKASMPRPGRLQFPQYKSFNRTALPFGDVEKGSKLMVFELPDLGAEPEELDPLPSLQAHLRSRPSFNRTPIGWVCSEDNTHIHMDLDGLPFDGESDDL from the exons ATGTCGTTGACAACTGCTGCCTTCACGGACAAGAGGATGAAATCCAACAAAATCATCACGGACTTCACCAACATCAGCCAAAATG ATGATGAGTCCGACCCTGAAGCCTCTGAGTTGAACCTGGGAACCAAGATCAAGACCCCCAAAGATGTGATGCTGGAGGAGCTTTCGCTGCTCAACAACAGAGGCTCCAAGATGTTCCTTAAGAGGCAGCTGCGGGTCGACAAATTTATTACGACCAACCAGAACATG AACCTGCAGAACCTTCTTATGTCACCTCCACCTGTCCCACCGAAGCCCGAGGTACCAAAGGAGGAAG TGGCAGTGCCGGAGGTGGTAGACAAGGCGtctgagaaagaaagaaagaggagGGAATATGTTCGCACCTACGTGTCGCCATGGGAACGGGCCATGAAGGGCAACCAGGAGCTCACGGAAACCATGAAAGCCAGCATGCCGAGACCCGGACGGCTCCAGTTTCCTCAATACAAAAGCTTCAACAG GACGGCATTGCCCTTTGGCGACGTAGAGAAGGGATCGAAACTGATGGTCTTTGAACTTCCGGACCTCGGCGCGGAACCCGAAGAATTGGATCCTCTGCCCTCCCTACAGGCCCATCTACGCTCGAGACCCTCGTTCAACCGAACGCCTATCGGCTGGGTGTGCAGCGAGGacaacacacacatccacatggACCTGGACGGCCTCCCCTTTGACGGAGAGAGCGATGATCTATGA
- the myoz1b gene encoding myozenin-1b isoform X1, whose protein sequence is MSLTTAAFTDKRMKSNKIITDFTNISQNDDESDPEASELNLGTKIKTPKDVMLEELSLLNNRGSKMFLKRQLRVDKFITTNQNMQNLQNLLMSPPPVPPKPEVPKEEVAVPEVVDKASEKERKRREYVRTYVSPWERAMKGNQELTETMKASMPRPGRLQFPQYKSFNRTALPFGDVEKGSKLMVFELPDLGAEPEELDPLPSLQAHLRSRPSFNRTPIGWVCSEDNTHIHMDLDGLPFDGESDDL, encoded by the exons ATGTCGTTGACAACTGCTGCCTTCACGGACAAGAGGATGAAATCCAACAAAATCATCACGGACTTCACCAACATCAGCCAAAATG ATGATGAGTCCGACCCTGAAGCCTCTGAGTTGAACCTGGGAACCAAGATCAAGACCCCCAAAGATGTGATGCTGGAGGAGCTTTCGCTGCTCAACAACAGAGGCTCCAAGATGTTCCTTAAGAGGCAGCTGCGGGTCGACAAATTTATTACGACCAACCAGAACATG CAGAACCTGCAGAACCTTCTTATGTCACCTCCACCTGTCCCACCGAAGCCCGAGGTACCAAAGGAGGAAG TGGCAGTGCCGGAGGTGGTAGACAAGGCGtctgagaaagaaagaaagaggagGGAATATGTTCGCACCTACGTGTCGCCATGGGAACGGGCCATGAAGGGCAACCAGGAGCTCACGGAAACCATGAAAGCCAGCATGCCGAGACCCGGACGGCTCCAGTTTCCTCAATACAAAAGCTTCAACAG GACGGCATTGCCCTTTGGCGACGTAGAGAAGGGATCGAAACTGATGGTCTTTGAACTTCCGGACCTCGGCGCGGAACCCGAAGAATTGGATCCTCTGCCCTCCCTACAGGCCCATCTACGCTCGAGACCCTCGTTCAACCGAACGCCTATCGGCTGGGTGTGCAGCGAGGacaacacacacatccacatggACCTGGACGGCCTCCCCTTTGACGGAGAGAGCGATGATCTATGA
- the synpo2lb gene encoding synaptopodin 2-like protein, which translates to MVAEEIVVSLSGGSPWGFRLQGGKEQQKPLQVAKVRRRSKACRAGLEEQDELVAIGDHSCIDLSHAQAMSLIDAQNSMLHLRVKRSPSHPTRCSPPLLSVTSVDPNGVTSPPDSEAYYGETDSDADTRSHGHRRQRRTSPHARSPARYDNHEEEETSEMSGYESANDGVGCPLQGQWHGVPHKDFVYQPPQLGWAIPAHSLPPTPERALGETEGEGDSGFQDAGACVCPPLVSPQRAKEVLMLSSSSQLVPMVGPQQGPVSDELATTYMDKARQAKLQRGESLVEKQVKEARTKCRSIASLLTDAPNPNSKGVLMFKKRRQRAKKYTLTCFGKAEDDQGGESTEGETEEEGGSSIQSSEVDEEGFSTSFDPTWDSGYLDLLDRRSAACPPSTQTSTNNSPGVNNVSFEAPVSQIPSLEVFAQETMKQADAPMSSALNVPLLNGGPVSISRASVTLSPPPVTPPLNNQIGPHFNHSPNPNLDNHLSPAALNRTARPFTPGPLAPCSSVTSVMFRPPQPKPAAAVSMVTIAPNHYPAADGRRAVSTTSLYIPPRNNGVAPLVSSSAFTPPSPMYPSIPVTPHPAAAQSAQSFSPPQPFYSPPSFPPPPSPGMSPISQVSTLPPNQDSKAAHPLIPATATPQTWVSGPSGSREQRISVPAARTGILHDARGRSTKKPMFSAIRSKDVSPNPSLMSMVQNMDDRFARTSTAGSGVVPSNEAGHESGPEEDWLRLGAEACNFMQAQRVSRPPPVAPKPHSTPMPQLAGKGGQLFARRQNRMDRYVVERSPSAAPGLFSPSHSREPSPTPSLPATWKYSSNIRAPPPISYNPLLSPSCPPKAQKKVEVSKSGPVASKGKKATKKQVDVMNHQPYQLNSSLFTYSGRQDASLGQQQGGPQKTARVYEVKRFSTPPPTATSPAIKAIVPRSATTLGEPLWRSDITSPPPQAAYQPQTSPAAYQSQWSPGPFSPPIPPAPTAPLPQLPTFTSPTNTVQPAMFSHLQPQQADRQFKSVPDLSPLRTTGTTPQVSTGSQYSRVPRPRFSTSNLGLQPSMWRPGSTTH; encoded by the exons ATGGTGGCAGAGGAGATTGTGGTCTCCCTCTCTGGTGGTTCTCCATGGGGGTTCAGGCTCCAGGGAGGAAAAGAGCAGCAGAAACCTCTACAAGTGGCAAAG GTACGCCGGCGCAGCAAAGCCTGCAGGGCAGGGCTAGAAGAGCAAGATGAGCTGGTTGCCATCGGCGACCATTCGTGCATCGATCTCAGCCACGCCCAAGCTATGAGCCTCATCGATGCTCAGAATTCCATGCTGCACCTGCGGGTCAAACGGTCCCCTTCGCACCCGACTCGGTGCTCACCTCCGCTTCTCTCGGTGACCTCCGTTGACCCCAACGGGGTTACCTCGCCGCCGGACAGCGAGGCCTACTACGGCGAGACGGACAGCGATGCCGACACGCGCTCGCACGGCCACCGCCGCCAGCGGCGAACGTCTCCTCACGCCCGCTCGCCAGCACGCTACGATAACcacgaggaggaggagacgtCTGAGATGAGTGG CTATGAGAGTGCCAACGACGGAGTGGGATGCCCACTGCAAGGACAGTGGCACGGTGTCCCACACAAGGACTTCGTCTACCAACCCCCCCAGCTGGGTTGGGCAATCCCTGCGCACTCGCTCCCCCCGACCCCTGAGCGAGCCCTAGGAGAGACCGAGGGTGAAGGGGACAGCGGCTTCCAGGACGCAGGGGCTTGCGTCTGCCCGCCGCTAGTGTCTCCCCAGCGGGCCAAGGAAGTCCTGATGTTGAGTTCTAGTAGTCAACTGGTGCCCATGGTGGGACCCCAACAGGGCCCCGTGAGTGACGAGCTCGCCACCACCTACATGGACAAAGCACGGCAAGCTA AGCTACAGCGCGGGGAGAGTTTGGTGGAGAAGCAAGTGAAGGAAGCTCGCACCAAATGCCGTTCCATCGCTTCCTTGCTGACTGACGCACCCAACCCCAACTCCAAAGGGGTGCTCATGTTCAAGAAGCGGCGACAGAGAGCCAAGAAGTACACGTTGACCTGCTTCGGCAAGGCCGAGGACGACCAAGGCGGAGAAAGCACCGAGGGGGAGACGGAGGAGGAAGGAGGGAGCTCCATTCAGAGCTCCGAAGTTGACGAGGAAGGTTTCTCAACCTCGTTTGACCCCACGTGGGATAGCGGTTACTTAGACCTGCTGGACAGAAGGAGCGCCGCCTGTCCACCCAGCACACAAACATCAACCAATAACAGCCCAGGGGTTAACAACGTAAGCTTTGAGGCTCCTGTCAGTCAAATTCCAAGTTTGGAGGTGTTCGCACAGGAGACCATGAAGCAAGCGGATGCACCGATGTCTTCCGCTTTGAATGTACCGCTTCTCAACGGTGGTCCAGTTTCTATAAGCCGGGCTAGTGTTACACTGAGCCCACCTCCTGTGACACCCCCACTAAATAATCAAATTGGACCACATTTCAATCACAGCCCAAATCCAAACCTGGACAACCATTTAAGTCCAGCTGCTCTCAATCGCACAGCTCGTCCCTTCACTCCCGGGCCCTTGGCGCCCTGCTCATCGGTGACCTCCGTAATGTTCCGACCTCCCCAACCCAAACCGGCAGCGGCTGTCTCAATGGTCACCATCGCGCCTAATCACTATCCGgcagctgatggaaggagagCGGTGTCTACCACCTCTCTTTATATCCCACCTCGAAACAACGGCGTCGCCCCCTTGGTCAGCTCCTCGGCCTTTACGCCCCCCTCGCCAATGTACCCTTCCATTCCAGTCACTCCTCACCCTGCAGCAGCCCAGTCTGCTCAATCCTTCTCCCCACCTCAGCCATTTTACTCCCCTCCGTCCTTTCCCCCGCCACCGTCCCCAGGGATGTCTCCCATTTCCCAGGTTTCCACCCTTCCGCCGAATCAGGATTCCAAAGCCGCTCATCCCTTAATCCCCGCTACCGCCACCCCTCAAACCTGGGTCTCGGGTCCATCAGGTTCTCGCGAGCAGCGAATCTCCGTGCCCGCCGCTCGCACCGGCATCTTGCACGATGCTCGCGGTCGCAGCACCAAGAAACCAATGTTCAGCGCCATCCGCAGTAAAGACGTGTCGCCGAATCCCTCCTTGATGTCCATGGTCCAGAACATGGATGATCGCTTTGCGAGAACCAGCACCGCGGGTTCTGGCGTTGTACCAAGTAACGAAGCAGGCCACGAGTCCGGCCCCGAGGAGGATTGGTTACGCCTGGGAGCCGAGGCCTGTAACTTCATGCAGGCTCAGCGAGTTTCGAGGCCGCCACCAGTGGCCCCGAAACCGCATAGCACTCCCATGCCTCAGCTGGCAGGAAAAGGGGGTCAACTGTTTGCCCGCAGACAGAACCGAATGGACCGTTATGTGGTCGAGCGGAGTCCCTCCGCCGCTCCGGGACTGTTCTCTCCTTCCCATAGCAGGGAGCCTTCCCCCACTCCATCCCTCCCGGCGACCTGGAAGTACTCCTCCAACATCCGTGCCCCTCCACCAATCAGCTACAATCCACTCCTGTCACCCTCGTGCCCTCCGAAAGCCCAGAAGAAGGTCGAGGTATCCAAGTCCGGACCAGTTGCATCAAAAGGAAAGAAAGCCACCAAAAAGCAGGTGGATGTTATGAACCACCAACCCTACCAGCTCAACTCATCTCTGTTCACCTATAGCGGTCGGCAAGACGCCTCCCTGGGCCAGCAGCAAGGTGGTCCTCAGAAGACGGCGAGAGTTTACGAGGTGAAACGCTTCTCCACGCCACCCCCAACAGCCACCAGCCCCGCCATCAAAGCCATCGTGCCTCGATCGGCCACGACGCTGGGAGAACCGCTATGGCGTTCTGACATCACCTCTCCGCCGCCTCAAGCAGCCTACCAGCCCCAAACATCTCCCGCTGCCTACCAATCTCAGTGGTCCCCTGGGCCTTTCTCCCCTCCAATACCGCCTGCCCCCACAGCTCCCCTCCCTCAGCTCCCCACCTTCACCTCACCTACAAATACAGTCCAGCCTGCCATGTTTTCCCATCTCCAGCCTCAACAAGCTGACAGGCAGTTCAAAAGTGTCCCAGATCTTAGTCCACTCAGAACCACCGGGACCACCCCACAGGTGTCCACAGGTAGCCAGTACAGCAGGGTTCCCAGACCACGATTCAGCACCTCCAACCTTGGGCTACAGCCTAGCATGTGGCGCCCCGGGTCCACTACGCATTAA